Proteins from one Juglans microcarpa x Juglans regia isolate MS1-56 chromosome 6S, Jm3101_v1.0, whole genome shotgun sequence genomic window:
- the LOC121237321 gene encoding F-box/LRR-repeat protein At5g63520-like isoform X1 → MEAAPKTEKGEPKAARGKGFSMIGDDDLHNILSKLPALSFASAACVSKSWNTICNRILFSRPKLSSALSLHACPHVAVQEVLEKVLSEPIRPHFAIANVGSGFSLIEAFRLITKRLGSRMPFIISTANGIIGRDSLTNEYREVKWMDIGGDFHDEDGYIPAKDLNNGIVLTVGFLPGLKVDAIPLLRSVKEPRVAMVDQFVTDIKDYTASVSGCASPVGIIMFGEGLVDMKPIIDVLDYAMPMETVIVGDEKGRFLYKSGNESRNVCGSTKYLSDAVALVFARDNDKSIGIGDIQFHSTLSSGVSAVGPIHKAVSVKENCSEHTTWLTARKEGQHEVLDGQRILDDINNEPGSCIKSSKLYIRVTKRRKCCIGSEKPRLITSLAFHGVKGTDEGCLYVNGTNIKTGDYFQFYQSDPNTALSSCVDASSNLKSLKPDGNSSSCHRMRAVAVKKEIFGGLIFSCYGDRLFSRRKIYSSRFTESFPGVPFAGIFCRGEIGRGFSSLLGESNKEGSAHCMRAYSTVYLVMSYTLARPEH, encoded by the exons ATGGAGGCAGCACCGAAGACGGAGAAGGGCGAGCCCAAAGCGGCGCGTGGTAAGGGGTTCTCCATGATAGGCGACGACGACCTTCACAACATTCTTTCGAAGCTTCCGGCCTTATCCTTCGCGTCTGCGGCCTGCGTTAGCAAATCCTGGAACACCATCTGCAATCGCATCCTCTTCTCTCGCCCTAAGCTCTcttctgctctctctctccacgCCTGTCCCCAT GTTGCTGTGCAAGAGGTTCTTGAGAAGGTGCTCTCCGAGCCCATTCGGCCGCATTTCGCTATCGCAAACGTTGGCAGCGGATTCAGCCTGATCGAGGCCTTTCGGCTT ATAACGAAAAGATTGGGGTCTCGTATGccttttattatttctacagCTAATGGAATAATCGGAAGGGATTCTCTTACCAATGAATATAGAGAG GTGAAGTGGATGGATATTGGTGGTGATTTCCACGATGAAGATGGCTATATACCGgcaaaagatttaaataatgGTATTGTTTTGACTGTTGGGTTTCTACCGGGATTAAAAGTTGATGCTATCCCACTTTTACGATCTGTAAAG GAGCCTCGAGTGGCAATGGTTGACCAGTTTGTAACGGATATTAAGGATTATACAGCCTCTGTTTCGGGTTGCGCATCCCCTGTTGGGATTATAATGTTTGGA GAAGGGCTTGTTGACATGAAACCCATTATTGATGTGTTGG ATTATGCTATGCCAATGGAAACTGTCATTGTGGGTGATGAGAAAGGCCGCTTTCTGTACAAAAGTGGGAATGAGTCTAGAAATGTCTGTGGGAGTACAAAATACTTATCAGATGCTGTAGCTCTTGTATTTGCAAGGGATAATGATAAGTCTATTG GTATTGGAGATATCCAATTCCATAGTACATTGTCAAGTGGTGTATCAGCAGTAGGTCCAATACACAAGGCAGTTTCCGTTAAAGAGAACTGCTCTGAACATACTACGTGGCTTACTGCTAGAAAGGAAGGACAACATGAGGTTCTTGATGGTCAAAGAATTCTAGATGACATCAATAATGAG CCAGGAAGTTGTATCAAGTCTTCTAAGCTGTACATTAGGGTTACCAAACGGAGAAAATGCTGTATTGGGTCAGAGAAACCAAGGCTGATAACATCCTTGGCATTCCATGGAGTTAAAGG AACAGATGAGGGGTGCCTTTATGTCAATGGTACTAACATCAAAACTGGTGATTACTTCCAGTTCTACCAATCAGATCCCAATACTGCATTATCCTCATGTGTTGATGCCTCCTCAAACCTCAAAAGTTTGAAGCCAGACGGAAATTCCAGTAGTTGTCATCGCATGAGGGCTGTTGCTGTTAAGAAGGAAATTTTTGGAGGCCTTATTTTCTCATGTTATGGCGATAGGCTTTTCTCTAGACGCAAGATTTATAGCTCTCGATTCACGGAGAGCTTTCCTGGGGTTCCATTTGCAGGAATATTTTGCAGAGGGGAAATTGGACGTGGCTTTTCAAGCTTGCTTGGAGAAAGCAACAAAGAGGGCTCTGCTCACTGTATGCGCGCCTATAGCACCGTTTATCTAGTGATGTCCTATACCTTGGCACGTCCTGagcattaa
- the LOC121237321 gene encoding F-box/LRR-repeat protein At5g63520-like isoform X2 — MEAAPKTEKGEPKAARGKGFSMIGDDDLHNILSKLPALSFASAACVSKSWNTICNRILFSRPKLSSALSLHACPHVAVQEVLEKVLSEPIRPHFAIANVGSGFSLIEAFRLITKRLGSRMPFIISTANGIIGRDSLTNEYREEPRVAMVDQFVTDIKDYTASVSGCASPVGIIMFGEGLVDMKPIIDVLDYAMPMETVIVGDEKGRFLYKSGNESRNVCGSTKYLSDAVALVFARDNDKSIGIGDIQFHSTLSSGVSAVGPIHKAVSVKENCSEHTTWLTARKEGQHEVLDGQRILDDINNEPGSCIKSSKLYIRVTKRRKCCIGSEKPRLITSLAFHGVKGTDEGCLYVNGTNIKTGDYFQFYQSDPNTALSSCVDASSNLKSLKPDGNSSSCHRMRAVAVKKEIFGGLIFSCYGDRLFSRRKIYSSRFTESFPGVPFAGIFCRGEIGRGFSSLLGESNKEGSAHCMRAYSTVYLVMSYTLARPEH; from the exons ATGGAGGCAGCACCGAAGACGGAGAAGGGCGAGCCCAAAGCGGCGCGTGGTAAGGGGTTCTCCATGATAGGCGACGACGACCTTCACAACATTCTTTCGAAGCTTCCGGCCTTATCCTTCGCGTCTGCGGCCTGCGTTAGCAAATCCTGGAACACCATCTGCAATCGCATCCTCTTCTCTCGCCCTAAGCTCTcttctgctctctctctccacgCCTGTCCCCAT GTTGCTGTGCAAGAGGTTCTTGAGAAGGTGCTCTCCGAGCCCATTCGGCCGCATTTCGCTATCGCAAACGTTGGCAGCGGATTCAGCCTGATCGAGGCCTTTCGGCTT ATAACGAAAAGATTGGGGTCTCGTATGccttttattatttctacagCTAATGGAATAATCGGAAGGGATTCTCTTACCAATGAATATAGAGAG GAGCCTCGAGTGGCAATGGTTGACCAGTTTGTAACGGATATTAAGGATTATACAGCCTCTGTTTCGGGTTGCGCATCCCCTGTTGGGATTATAATGTTTGGA GAAGGGCTTGTTGACATGAAACCCATTATTGATGTGTTGG ATTATGCTATGCCAATGGAAACTGTCATTGTGGGTGATGAGAAAGGCCGCTTTCTGTACAAAAGTGGGAATGAGTCTAGAAATGTCTGTGGGAGTACAAAATACTTATCAGATGCTGTAGCTCTTGTATTTGCAAGGGATAATGATAAGTCTATTG GTATTGGAGATATCCAATTCCATAGTACATTGTCAAGTGGTGTATCAGCAGTAGGTCCAATACACAAGGCAGTTTCCGTTAAAGAGAACTGCTCTGAACATACTACGTGGCTTACTGCTAGAAAGGAAGGACAACATGAGGTTCTTGATGGTCAAAGAATTCTAGATGACATCAATAATGAG CCAGGAAGTTGTATCAAGTCTTCTAAGCTGTACATTAGGGTTACCAAACGGAGAAAATGCTGTATTGGGTCAGAGAAACCAAGGCTGATAACATCCTTGGCATTCCATGGAGTTAAAGG AACAGATGAGGGGTGCCTTTATGTCAATGGTACTAACATCAAAACTGGTGATTACTTCCAGTTCTACCAATCAGATCCCAATACTGCATTATCCTCATGTGTTGATGCCTCCTCAAACCTCAAAAGTTTGAAGCCAGACGGAAATTCCAGTAGTTGTCATCGCATGAGGGCTGTTGCTGTTAAGAAGGAAATTTTTGGAGGCCTTATTTTCTCATGTTATGGCGATAGGCTTTTCTCTAGACGCAAGATTTATAGCTCTCGATTCACGGAGAGCTTTCCTGGGGTTCCATTTGCAGGAATATTTTGCAGAGGGGAAATTGGACGTGGCTTTTCAAGCTTGCTTGGAGAAAGCAACAAAGAGGGCTCTGCTCACTGTATGCGCGCCTATAGCACCGTTTATCTAGTGATGTCCTATACCTTGGCACGTCCTGagcattaa